attttaacgCCAAAaatgaattgtctacaaaacagttgaattttcaaccaaaatggaattAAGATGgatcttcaaagaataaaattaatttttaagaaaatattttaactttcggcgaagcagttaaattttaagttgagataatcaattaaaaatataaatttaagcaaaatatatcaattttccatcagactgtttaattttcaataaaatagttaaatattcaaccaataaaattaatatttaacaaagtgtttaaatttcaacctagccgttgaattttcactgaaaaaagatacatttttaacaatgcatttaaactttcaactaaagagatgatttttctaccaggactttggtggttcgaaacccaccgTAAACTGTACCGAAATTTCGGGATCCGtagccaacgaaaaagtgtcatactttatcttttaatagaaaagagtggaatttatacaatataagaaaagaattttaaaacgaaaatttctaaattattgaaccttcaaatcaGAAGACaaacttttctttataaaaattaaattttcaaacaaaaaatatgactgttcaataaaaaaattaattttccacgaaactgatgcattttacacaaaaaaaggaaatttcaaactaaaaaataatcaaaatttgaatttttttaacaaaaaaattgaattttcaataaaaaaagacgaattttttcaacgaaaaaggatgaatttttaacaaaatagttcaattctctaccaaatggttgcatttttatccaagaaagataaattttgtactaaaacagatggatttggaataaaaaacaaatttttgttttataagtggaactttcacccagaaaagatttcagttcatttttcaacaccaaaatataaactttaaacaaaaagtaaattttctacgaaatagttaagttttgaagaaaatagtgtaATAGCTTAATTACTAAACAAACAGCTGCATTTCcatcaaagaaaaagatttactttctactaaagcaggtaaactttaaattaaaaaagacaaacttaaaaaaaatagttgaattttcaaccgagaagttaacgaaaaaatgcaatgcaaaccggctcagaactctagccACGacctaagagaaaattaattctcaaacaaaaaatcgaacttttaagaaaatattttatttttcaaccaaaaactagagttttgaattaaacagacaaaaaaaaagacttcttttaaaaaagagGGGAAAGACTGTCAAGTTTGCATTAAAATGCTTTAGTTGTAAACTAAAATCACTAAGTTCCAATTGTTCAGACATTTCAAAAGGTCATTATTCATATACGTCACAAAATCTGCCCCTTCCCCTCCCGAGTCTGACGTATTTTttaatgaccccccccccccaaagatTAGATAACCTAATCGAAAAATTATCTAGTCTCGAAATACTTACAATGTCCTCTTTAAGTTGATTTTTGCGGGTTTTTGACTAGACGTCGATGCATTTGAAAGACTGGCAATTGATTTATTACCACTCGTGCTATCTACGATCTTCGTGTCTTCCTTTTCAACATCCTCAACTTCATTAGCTGTTTGCCGACTATTTAACACAGGTGAATTCTCTCTCGGTTCCAGGGACTTGGAGCGACTTCTATCCTTAAGATATTCCTTCTCTCTCGGCACCTCTGCCTCTGGAGTTGCAGACTGCTTCGACTCCCTTCCGGTGGAAGGATCGTCCTCCGAATCTGGAGTATCAGAATTTGAAGACTCTCGATATTTGCTACGATGCTTCCTACGAGTAGAACGGGAAGACGCTCTCAGACTTGATCGGACTTTGGCTCGACTCTCGCCATTGGAATTCGAGTCTGAATGATCATTCTTGTTACCGACCCGTTCATCATCACTGCTTGAATCTTTGCGATCATCCCTTTGAGGCGTGTCTTCACCTTTCTGTGGTGTGTCTCGGCTATTTTCATGCGTATCTTCTTCTCTTGCAGGAACCTGTTCTTTCTTTTTCCGCGGTACTTCAGGAGATTCCTCCGCCACTTGAGAAGATTTTCGTTTCTCAAGATCCTCTCCATCCTGGGAAGACTCTTCTCCTTTCTGTGGACTGTCTGCTTTGGACAACACAAGTCCCTCTGATGAAACTTGCTCCTCTGTTACAGGAATTCCATCTCGAGAAGCTTGCTCCTCTATTTCGGGAACATACTCTTGACAATCTTGTCCCTCGACTTGTTGGATCTTTTTATCCCCTTGCGGAACTTTCTTCTCAATTACTGAACAGTCCCCTTTCCTTTCCAAATCTTCCTTTCGTTTGGGAGTTCCCTGATCCTCTTCGGGGTATTGCTCCCCTTCCTCCCCTCGTCCAGGAACTTGCTCATCCTTCTCGGTGAATGTCGCGTCCGATGTGTTCTGTTGGTATTCCTGGCTGTAGGCCTCGTTGCCCTGTTCCGTCATTATCTCCTGCAATCTTGAGACTGCCTGGGCGGCTTGATCTCCATAGGAGATGAGATCTGCAGATGTGTCAATTGGATTGGACTTGATATCGTTACTTTGGTTGGAACAACTTGCCTCATTCGAATCGCCTTGCAGATCTATGTTTGGTTTAGCGTCAGACAAGTTGGCTGAAGTGGATTCGGGCAGGGTCTCCTTGTAATCACTTACCTCTTCGTTGGAGTCCTGACCTGGGGGTATTGAGGAGGTATCGTCAGGTCGCATGCCGCCAGGCTCTACTCGAGGAGAGCCTAGTCGCTCGTCGTTAGAGTCAACCTCCTCGACAACTCCCTCGCCACTTCCCTGCCACTTGTGTGATCTTTTCCTACTCGTCGAATTGTCTGATGTTTCTGACATATTGCGCTGTCTGCACAGTTTCAGTTTCTGTATTTCGCCGGGGGACGCATCAGCTCGTGCCACTTTCCATACGGATCCATTGTCCTCGGTCTCGGGTGATGCATCCTTATCCACGACACCTTCAGTCAATACGACTGTTTCATCCTTTTCAGGAATTGGCTTTAATTCCTTTGTCTGAAGACGAGTCGATTCTTTGCTGCTCTCTCGAGAGAGAGAGGCGTCGGATGTAGCATCTTCTTGTGAGTCATCTCTCTCGGGAGATGACGATGTTGATCTTTTACCACGTCGGCGTGATGATTTTCTCGTCGGCTTGTCTACTTTCTTCTCCGGTGAACCTTTTGGTTTGTTTCTCTCGCTTTTGCGCCTCATATCtgtataaaaaacataatatatttaaccatttttttccaaattaaattaaaaatgtattcttttatgATAATGgctttcaacatttaattttgctaaaaaaaattgccACTAAGGTAAACCGACTATTActggaaaatcataaaaagtaTGTCTAACACtgcaacaataataaatatctttgagtatcttttatattctaaCATAAAgcataaaagtaaattttttatagcATTTGTCAAGTTCTTATGAATCTATTATCACTATTTATGTTTTACTTCAAAACTTTCCGCGTAACTTGTATAGccttattttaatgaaattttctacactaatagaaaaagtaatgtttttgcacatttttaatacgtatgggaataaaattaatttttttgcgtttttattaaataacttatgaatatttatatgttccatatttggacaaatttttgacGTGAGTTGCACAATTGTGTTTCCAATTACTGAGACAGCCACTTTCGCcatgttattaattaaatttagcagtATTGTGTtagcaacaaataaaaaatattgtttataatctcCACACTTGCCGTTAATTCATTCTGAAAAAGTTGTTTCAagtactttatctgaaataggcagaacaagGCACTTTATCTGCCTGCGGGACGGcagtaaaatatcactttattgtactgcgacgatcggcacgtaaagtgacagcatGGAGGAAGAAGTGAATGAAAAGTGtgagaaaagtgaaagaaaagagcgagaagaattcatttaaaaccTAAGTTTAACTAAGAAGAGAATTTTGTACTTCTAACGTCACCCCATGCTTGTGCGTATACGGTACAATCAAGCgcaattttacagaaaaagggcgcttattctgcctatttcagatcaAGTATCGCATGCACCACGG
This DNA window, taken from Belonocnema kinseyi isolate 2016_QV_RU_SX_M_011 chromosome 9, B_treatae_v1, whole genome shotgun sequence, encodes the following:
- the LOC117179436 gene encoding apoptotic chromatin condensation inducer in the nucleus isoform X2, with the translated sequence MDNMRRKSERNKPKGSPEKKVDKPTRKSSRRRGKRSTSSSPERDDSQEDATSDASLSRESSKESTRLQTKELKPIPEKDETVVLTEGVVDKDASPETEDNGSVWKVARADASPGEIQKLKLCRQRNMSETSDNSTSRKRSHKWQGSGEGVVEEVDSNDERLGSPRVEPGGMRPDDTSSIPPGQDSNEEVSDYKETLPESTSANLSDAKPNIDLQGDSNEASCSNQSNDIKSNPIDTSADLISYGDQAAQAVSRLQEIMTEQGNEAYSQEYQQNTSDATFTEKDEQVPGRGEEGEQYPEEDQGTPKRKEDLERKGDCSVIEKKVPQGDKKIQQVEGQDCQEYVPEIEEQASRDGIPVTEEQVSSEGLVLSKADSPQKGEESSQDGEDLEKRKSSQVAEESPEVPRKKKEQVPAREEDTHENSRDTPQKGEDTPQRDDRKDSSSDDERVGNKNDHSDSNSNGESRAKVRSSLRASSRSTRRKHRSKYRESSNSDTPDSEDDPSTGRESKQSATPEAEVPREKEYLKDRSRSKSLEPRENSPVLNSRQTANEVEDVEKEDTKIVDSTSGNKSIASLSNASTSSQKPAKINLKRTFTRLSVDEHKTEDTSLSTNTDSIQTKENHTDDKTEQKRVVPKRRRWGTTLSTDTTTDFSISTDSLKALVPGAKPLSITEVRLSKDDEDEHISGKDREKKHHTSDSNGEYTVREETIAQKMEGPRKGDSKADNHIGSRRKISVVRDIPHTKAPNSPPSKGTSILLIKNLVRPFTLTQIKELLSRTGTIVEGGFWMDRIKSKCFVEYSNEDQAFETRQALHGISWPTSNPKKLQVEYASKEDMQLARDTCTDQPVSRKAEPHLQSDSWQRDWARDDKNQVGGTKVMVVREWDLGKEDGQLHVVKEERDKKEFEKKKRHRSQTPPKEVHLPAPARKFKKKEDDPPPAKLLDDLFRKTKATPCIYWLPLTNEQIVVKEEMRRQHMAEHARRLEEMRRAERNRESRRRRSPRK
- the LOC117179436 gene encoding apoptotic chromatin condensation inducer in the nucleus isoform X3; this translates as MRRKSERNKPKGSPEKKVDKPTRKSSRRRGKRSTSSSPERDDSQEDATSDASLSRESSKESTRLQTKELKPIPEKDETVVLTEGVVDKDASPETEDNGSVWKVARADASPGEIQKLKLCRQRNMSETSDNSTSRKRSHKWQGSGEGVVEEVDSNDERLGSPRVEPGGMRPDDTSSIPPGQDSNEEVSDYKETLPESTSANLSDAKPNIDLQGDSNEASCSNQSNDIKSNPIDTSADLISYGDQAAQAVSRLQEIMTEQGNEAYSQEYQQNTSDATFTEKDEQVPGRGEEGEQYPEEDQGTPKRKEDLERKGDCSVIEKKVPQGDKKIQQVEGQDCQEYVPEIEEQASRDGIPVTEEQVSSEGLVLSKADSPQKGEESSQDGEDLEKRKSSQVAEESPEVPRKKKEQVPAREEDTHENSRDTPQKGEDTPQRDDRKDSSSDDERVGNKNDHSDSNSNGESRAKVRSSLRASSRSTRRKHRSKYRESSNSDTPDSEDDPSTGRESKQSATPEAEVPREKEYLKDRSRSKSLEPRENSPVLNSRQTANEVEDVEKEDTKIVDSTSGNKSIASLSNASTSSQKPAKINLKRTFSTRLSVDEHKTEDTSLSTNTDSIQTKENHTDDKTEQKRVVPKRRRWGTTLSTDTTTDFSISTDSLKALVPGAKPLSITEVRLSKDDEDEHISGKDREKKHHTSDSNGEYTVREETIAQKMEGPRKGDSKADNHIGSRRKISVVRDIPHTKAPNSPPSKGTSILLIKNLVRPFTLTQIKELLSRTGTIVEGGFWMDRIKSKCFVEYSNEDQAFETRQALHGISWPTSNPKKLQVEYASKEDMQLARDTCTDQPVSRKAEPHLQSDSWQRDWARDDKNQVGGTKVMVVREWDLGKEDGQLHVVKEERDKKEFEKKKRHRSQTPPKEVHLPAPARKFKKKEDDPPPAKLLDDLFRKTKATPCIYWLPLTNEQIVVKEEMRRQHMAEHARRLEEMRRAERNRESRRRRSPRK
- the LOC117179436 gene encoding apoptotic chromatin condensation inducer in the nucleus isoform X1 encodes the protein MDNMRRKSERNKPKGSPEKKVDKPTRKSSRRRGKRSTSSSPERDDSQEDATSDASLSRESSKESTRLQTKELKPIPEKDETVVLTEGVVDKDASPETEDNGSVWKVARADASPGEIQKLKLCRQRNMSETSDNSTSRKRSHKWQGSGEGVVEEVDSNDERLGSPRVEPGGMRPDDTSSIPPGQDSNEEVSDYKETLPESTSANLSDAKPNIDLQGDSNEASCSNQSNDIKSNPIDTSADLISYGDQAAQAVSRLQEIMTEQGNEAYSQEYQQNTSDATFTEKDEQVPGRGEEGEQYPEEDQGTPKRKEDLERKGDCSVIEKKVPQGDKKIQQVEGQDCQEYVPEIEEQASRDGIPVTEEQVSSEGLVLSKADSPQKGEESSQDGEDLEKRKSSQVAEESPEVPRKKKEQVPAREEDTHENSRDTPQKGEDTPQRDDRKDSSSDDERVGNKNDHSDSNSNGESRAKVRSSLRASSRSTRRKHRSKYRESSNSDTPDSEDDPSTGRESKQSATPEAEVPREKEYLKDRSRSKSLEPRENSPVLNSRQTANEVEDVEKEDTKIVDSTSGNKSIASLSNASTSSQKPAKINLKRTFSTRLSVDEHKTEDTSLSTNTDSIQTKENHTDDKTEQKRVVPKRRRWGTTLSTDTTTDFSISTDSLKALVPGAKPLSITEVRLSKDDEDEHISGKDREKKHHTSDSNGEYTVREETIAQKMEGPRKGDSKADNHIGSRRKISVVRDIPHTKAPNSPPSKGTSILLIKNLVRPFTLTQIKELLSRTGTIVEGGFWMDRIKSKCFVEYSNEDQAFETRQALHGISWPTSNPKKLQVEYASKEDMQLARDTCTDQPVSRKAEPHLQSDSWQRDWARDDKNQVGGTKVMVVREWDLGKEDGQLHVVKEERDKKEFEKKKRHRSQTPPKEVHLPAPARKFKKKEDDPPPAKLLDDLFRKTKATPCIYWLPLTNEQIVVKEEMRRQHMAEHARRLEEMRRAERNRESRRRRSPRK